DNA from Rhinoderma darwinii isolate aRhiDar2 chromosome 6, aRhiDar2.hap1, whole genome shotgun sequence:
tgactaacctgtatgtatggaatatgtacatgcgctccctgcaggaACAATTAGTCATATGTATGTTGTACCAACAGGATACAGACAGGGCTCTCTATGGACCTATCCTAAATATCTTGCCAGTATAGAGCAGACAGTCATGTAGCAGTCTATATACATTATAGGGGGAGATTTCAGATTTGTTGAAGATTTGGCAAATAAATATCCGCAACACTGTATGTACTGCAATCACATTTTGGggaattgttgcagattttcactgtggatttcacctTTAGCAATGCAAATGTTGAAATCTGAAGCAAATCCTcagtaaaatctgcatgtaacgcaCCACGTCTGAACccaccctataataagacttctaCCAGGAGCCCTGACCCTGCACCGTGTAGCCTTACCCAAAAGTTAGGTCAAGAAGAGAAGAGTATGGACATAATGGCAGAGAGCCCCCCTCACAACCTCCTGGCACACCCAGTAAATAAGCGTTTACCTGTCATCAGATTGACATATTACAGTCTGACATGGATCACCTCTGTATAGGAGGACCCGGGCCCGCTTGTAGAATGATAGAGCCCAGTGGGAGAGGGAGCCGGAAATAAATGTCACTGTTGTGAATCCCAGCATGGAAAGCATAAAGCTCGggctacagagagagagagagaaatgtaAGTGACACAAGAGACACGGGGTAAAGCCAGCGACAACCATCACTATACAGAAAACACTCACTTTTTCAGCAAAGCTTTCACATCTGTAATCCAAGAATTGTTGTTTGTGTGTTTCTGACCATTCTGTTCCGCGGCTCCTCTGGATGGTTCCTTCATAATTAAGAGAAGCAGTAGAACGGCTATAATCCCCAGACCCGGAATGACCTGTTCAGAAGAAGGAGacattgtatattatatatataaatagaagtGACTGAAACCAGATTTAAGAAACGAAAAATAGGAAatgactaaaaaaacaaacactcatATGTCAGTGTTCATAACTGACTGTCTATAGGTTCCTGAAGGACACTCAGAGAGCTGGAACTGCAACCAAGTGCCCTACTTATTGCTCATCGATGCAGCAGATAAGGGGAGAAATTCCAATAATAAGACTTTACAGGGAAATCGTTGTTTGCCTGCAGGAATCCTGCAATTCTCTCACTTACCCGCAAAGTCCAGTGCCAGTCACCACCAATAGCACTTGTCAATTTAGCGCCCATGATGTATCCAAGGCCACTTAATAGGCAAAAAAGAAGTTTTAAAGTTAAGAATGGGCCATAATCTCCACAcaaatataactatatacagacatatatattaACAGTATAAACATatgcacacattatatatattagaCACTTTTTTCATCCTTGATCTTGGTGTGATCAGGAACAATGTGAAGTGGTAGCAGGAAATCACAATAGTCTTTACAGTAAGATCAATTCTGCTAGTCATAGGGTTATATGTAAACTGCAGATCATGCAATTCTCCAATATACAAACTCAGTTACATCTATACTAGAAGGTCCTTTTAAATATTCAGAGGATCTCTTGTCATAAGTACTGGATTCTATGTGTTTACACAGGAGACTTACCAGCCCACGGGGATAGCAGTCCAAAAGATGGACAACATGCGGCTGCGCTGGTCTGCTATAAATAGGTCGGCGATGATGGAGGGGGCGATGGTGGAGTAACTTGCAGCGCCAATGCCAACCAATCCTCGCATAAGCAGAAACAGCCAGTAATACTggggaagaggaaaaaaaataatcattcagAAAATCTTCAGTAAATCTTTAACATTGGGACTCTTATTGATGGCCTAGTCTTAGGATAGACAATGAATGTTTGGTCAGTGAGGGTCTGAACTCCAGGACCACAGACTATCACAATGAAGGGCCGTGGCACTCTTGTGAGCGATGTGTCTCTtccattgtttacacaggcacagcgGCCTGTCCGAAAGGGTGGCTGTACCTGGTATTACATCTCGTCACATAAACGTCATTGGaagaaggataggccatcaatgtgataATCCCATAAAACCCCAGTAATAATGAACTCAGGATGTTACCTCATCAGGAATAAATGAGCTGCCAAGGATGACGGCTGACCAGAGGGTGATACCAATGCATAGCAGATATTTCCTATTCCAGTGATCACCCAAATATCCAAATACTGGAGCCAGCAACATGAAGCTGCAGAGGAAGACTGAAAGAGAAGGAACAGAGAAGACGTGAAAGGAAGAGTCCCGACCGGGAAGACTCAGTGGAtgaaatttattaacttttctatgccCTGAATTTGCAAAATCAATTTAGAGTTTTGTGCCATATTTGACACGTGCGCCACTTTTCTAAAAAGCAGATGGAGCTCAGCGGAAGGAGGCATTGCCATCTGCAGCCCGACAAATTCaacataatttatgccagaaattggagtaaattatagcgcaaatcctGCTCGTGGCTGGCGTAGAATTCATTTTCGGAATTTTTTAAAGGACATTCACCTAGTTATACATTAGGTGCATTTTTCTCCAaccttctttatattaagactggagtatgaaaatcaaaataaaattaatttttaaatggACAAATTATATTAAATCCTGCATTTAAACCTCACTCCCCATCCCCCACTTTAGTTATTCCCCTCCCCCTCTCATTCATTAATGTAAAGCTTCACTGTGCGACACCTTTTGCCCTATAGTGAAATTGATGTAGTATATCTGGTTTCCTATTTTGCGGTTCTCAGACCCCCAGCCCATTCACAGCAGGCACCATTATGTACGTCCATCAGCTGTCCATTCCCCTGACTGAATCTTATTTCTTCACTAGAGACTGATGACATCACAACCTTGTGTCAGTAACATCATGAGACTCCAGTGAATAGATTGGTCACCTTCTCTAGAATATTGGTTTAGCGCCTAAAATGGCGGATTCCAGGTGACTTACAGAATAAGATTTTATGTTAATATCTACCTGCTTGCAGCAAGCCAGATCCACTGTCTTTCATATGAAAtgatttttgtaagtatggcaGCGTCCCTGTCAGAAAAAAAGAGAGATGTCACTATAGACAATGCATGGATTCCCATTATacacatttatggcgtatccacaTTGTATGTAGATGTGTTACAATGGCGTCCTTCTCCAGGCCTTGCTTCTTCCTACTGTGGCACGGTCAGGCAGGATGGCTGATGTGCAGGGAGCAGCTGAGCAGACATGCAGGGTGCGGCCGGGAGTGGTGCCATGGCGGCGCGGCTTTACACAAGGAAGTAGAGGGAAGCGCCGCAGCAGGTGGGGGGTGGGTGTT
Protein-coding regions in this window:
- the LOC142656419 gene encoding protein spinster homolog 1-like; the protein is MKDSGSGLLQAVFLCSFMLLAPVFGYLGDHWNRKYLLCIGITLWSAVILGSSFIPDEYYWLFLLMRGLVGIGAASYSTIAPSIIADLFIADQRSRMLSIFWTAIPVGCGLGYIMGAKLTSAIGGDWHWTLRVIPGLGIIAVLLLLLIMKEPSRGAAEQNGQKHTNNNSWITDVKALLKNPSFMLSMLGFTTVTFISGSLSHWALSFYKRARVLLYRGDPCQTVICQSDDSQIFGMITIITGIVGVGAGVEISKRFRKVNPRADALVCACGMLGSAPFLLLALTLARFSLVASYILIFIGALLLTLNFAIVDDILLSVVTPRRRSTAEALQIIVSHLLGDAWSPYLIGVLSDLIRKGKPESDLLMFNSLQYALMVCVFVSAIGGGFFLATALFLERDRKRADIESQG